Proteins from a genomic interval of Zingiber officinale cultivar Zhangliang chromosome 2A, Zo_v1.1, whole genome shotgun sequence:
- the LOC122041040 gene encoding pentatricopeptide repeat-containing protein At4g02750-like: MSSFSKSSSSVLRSSAKPRPRTLSPSELFHHNRRIASLGRTGQLHAARQLFDEMPIRDTVSWNAILTAHWHNSDLDGSKRLFQTMPHPNTVSWNSLITGCFHNGRPQEALHYFLNMPCSCRNVASWNTTISGLVRYEHWDIAERLFLKMPAKNVISYTAMIDGLARRGEVDRARNLFDRMPKRNTVSWGAIISGYGENGLFEEARTLFNRMPEKNLVAITTVITGYCKQGRVDKARELFDGIQHKDLICWNAMLSGYVHNDHPGEALKLFIQLLETGMKPDHYTLIAVVKTCSSVGLLQQGRLVHAYAIKTTNWHLNVSLCNALVTMYSKGGCISDSELLFWNIHNKDLVSWNAIIAAFSEHGNQEKVVSLFNEMEEDGITPDDITFLSILSALGRPAKIKDSLNWFSLMISKYGIQPKAEHYASVVDALCRAGHLEKACKYVGGMPLKARNFAWSAILAACQTNSHVELGESAAKKLLVLDSENSGAYVALSNIYAEAGMWREVTKVRAMMRQNRVKKQPGYSWTEISGNIHLFLVGDASHSEIDKILCELEKIGIASRA, from the coding sequence ATGTCATCCTTCTCCAAGTCCTCTTCTTCTGTACTACGCTCCTCCGCCAAGCCTCGTCCCCGCACTCTCTCCCCTTCCGAGCTCTTTCATCACAACCGCCGGATCGCCTCCCTCGGCCGCACCGGTCAGCTCCATGCTGCTCGCCAACTGTTCGACGAAATGCCCATCCGCGACACCGTCTCCTGGAACGCCATCCTCACTGCGCACTGGCACAACTCCGACCTCGACGGCTCCAAGAGACTCTTCCAAACTATGCCTCACCCCAACACCGTCTCCTGGAACTCCCTCATCACAGGCTGTTTCCACAACGGTCGACCACAAGAGGCCCTCCATTATTTCCTCAACATGCCTTGTAGTTGTAGGAACGTGGCTTCCTGGAACACCACCATCTCCGGCCTCGTAAGGTACGAGCACTGGGACATCGCTGAGAGACTCTTTCTGAAAATGCCTGCGAAAAACGTTATCTCATACACCGCCATGATAGATGGACTCGCTCGGAGAGGAGAAGTTGATAGAGCCCGCAACTTGTTCGACCGAATGCCCAAGAGAAATACTGTATCGTGGGGTGCCATTATAAGCGGGTACGGCGAAAATGGCCTGTTTGAGGAAGCTCGAACCTTGTTCAATAGAATGCCAGAGAAGAACCTAGTTGCAATCACGACGGTCATCACCGGGTACTGCAAGCAGGGCAGAGTGGATAAAGCAAGGGAACTTTTTGATGGGATTCAACATAAGGATTTAATCTGTTGGAACGCAATGCTGTCAGGCTATGTTCACAATGATCATCCCGGGGAAGCACTGAAGCTATTCATCCAACTACTAGAAACCGGTATGAAACCTGACCATTATACGTTAATTGCAGTCGTGAAAACATGTTCGTCTGTCGGTTTGCTGCAACAAGGGAGGCTTGTTCATGCTTACGCTATTAAAACCACCAATTGGCATTTGAACGTGTCCTTATGCAACGCATTGGTGACCATGTACAGCAAGGGCGGGTGCATTAGTGATTCGGAGTTGCTCTTCTGGAACATCCACAACAAAGACCTTGTCTCCTGGAATGCAATTATCGCAGCATTCTCGGAACATGGCAACCAAGAGAAAGTTGTTTCTCTGTTCAATGAGATGGAAGAAGATGGCATCACACCCGATGACATCACTTTCCTAAGCATATTGTCTGCGCTGGGACGTCCTGCAAAGATAAAAGATAGCTTAAATTGGTTTAGCCTAATGATTTCCAAATACGGGATACAACCGAAGGCTGAACACTATGCTTCCGTTGTCGATGCGCTGTGCCGTGCAGGCCATTTAGAGAAGGCATGCAAGTACGTGGGAGGAATGCCACTTAAAGCACGGAATTTTGCTTGGAGTGCTATACTAGCAGCCTGTCAAACGAACTCTCACGTCGAATTAGGAGAGTCGGCGGCTAAGAAGCTACTCGTGTTGGATTCTGAAAACTCAGGGGCATATGTGGCGTTGTCAAATATTTATGCTGAAGCTGGTATGTGGAGGGAAGTGACTAAAGTGAGGGCCATGATGAGGCAAAATAGAGTGAAGAAGCAACCAGGGTACAGTTGGACTGAGATATCTGGCAATATTCATTTGTTTCTTGTGGGTGATGCATCACATTCAGAGATCGACAAGATTCTATGTGAGCTTGAGAAGATAGGTATCGCCTCTAGGGCATAG